The following coding sequences are from one Methanoculleus thermophilus window:
- the msrA gene encoding peptide-methionine (S)-S-oxide reductase MsrA, with amino-acid sequence FMGGTLENPTYRDVCTGRTGHAEVVQVTYDPDEVSYRDLLTVFWNVHDPTTPNRQGPDIGEQYRSVIFYHTPEQEAEARASKEEMKRSGRFGRPIVTAIEPAGTFWRAEEYHQQYFAKRGGGHCRIM; translated from the coding sequence GTTCATGGGCGGCACCCTCGAGAACCCGACATATCGTGACGTCTGCACCGGGAGAACCGGGCACGCGGAGGTCGTCCAGGTGACCTACGATCCTGACGAGGTCTCATACCGCGATCTCCTCACAGTCTTTTGGAACGTTCACGACCCGACCACGCCGAACCGGCAGGGCCCCGATATCGGTGAGCAGTACCGGTCGGTGATCTTCTACCACACCCCGGAGCAGGAAGCGGAGGCACGGGCCTCAAAAGAGGAGATGAAACGCTCGGGTAGGTTTGGGCGCCCTATCGTCACCGCGATCGAGCCCGCCGGGACGTTCTGGCGTGCCGAAGAGTATCATCAGCAGTACTTCGCAAAACGGGGCGGCGGACACTGCAGGATTATGTAG
- the dnaJ gene encoding molecular chaperone DnaJ yields MGPDSYYDILGVARDADEKEIRKAYRDLARKYHPDVCKEPGAEERFKKINEAYSVLSDAQKRAQYDRMGHEAYSNASRGSYSGGGYSGGFSADFSGFGDIFDAFFGGGFGGGRQSGPRPGADLLMNMRITLEEAVFGTEKEISVDHVEPCPVCDGTGSETRKFTTCPTCGGSGQMRQMSQSIFGSFVRMTPCTACGGRGRMPEARCKTCGGSGHRRARQTVKVRVPPGVDTGMRLRMEGYGDAGEYGAPPGDLYIEISVAPHKSFVRRGDDLETTVDITPAQAALGSEVEIKTIDGRTVVLSIPAGVQHNTGLKIAGEGVRWQTKPGDMLVRVHIVVPTRLTDEERDLYGRLLEIEGKRRPAKKSKGFFQDVVDKMKESVK; encoded by the coding sequence ATGGGTCCGGACAGCTACTATGATATCCTCGGCGTCGCGAGAGACGCCGACGAGAAGGAGATCAGGAAAGCGTACCGGGACCTGGCACGAAAGTATCACCCCGATGTCTGCAAGGAGCCGGGGGCCGAGGAGCGGTTCAAGAAGATCAACGAGGCCTACAGCGTCCTCTCCGACGCCCAGAAGCGCGCTCAGTATGACCGGATGGGGCATGAAGCCTATAGCAACGCGTCCCGCGGTTCGTACTCCGGCGGCGGCTACTCCGGCGGGTTCAGCGCCGACTTCTCGGGGTTCGGTGACATCTTCGATGCGTTCTTCGGCGGCGGATTTGGCGGGGGCAGGCAGAGCGGCCCCCGCCCCGGCGCCGACCTCCTGATGAATATGCGCATCACGCTTGAGGAGGCGGTGTTCGGAACGGAGAAGGAGATCTCCGTCGATCATGTCGAGCCCTGCCCTGTCTGCGATGGAACGGGGAGCGAGACGAGGAAGTTCACCACCTGCCCGACGTGCGGCGGAAGCGGACAGATGCGCCAGATGAGCCAGTCCATCTTCGGGAGTTTCGTCCGGATGACACCTTGCACCGCCTGCGGGGGACGGGGGAGGATGCCCGAGGCCCGGTGCAAGACCTGTGGCGGGAGCGGGCACCGGCGCGCCCGGCAGACTGTGAAGGTCCGTGTCCCGCCGGGCGTGGACACGGGCATGCGCCTCCGGATGGAAGGTTACGGCGACGCCGGAGAGTACGGTGCGCCGCCGGGGGATCTCTACATCGAGATCAGTGTTGCGCCGCATAAGTCGTTCGTCAGGCGGGGTGACGACCTGGAGACGACCGTCGATATCACCCCGGCCCAGGCGGCGCTGGGCTCCGAGGTCGAGATCAAGACGATCGACGGGCGGACGGTCGTATTGAGTATTCCGGCCGGTGTGCAGCACAACACCGGGTTAAAGATTGCAGGCGAGGGTGTGCGGTGGCAGACGAAGCCCGGCGATATGCTGGTGCGGGTGCACATCGTCGTCCCCACACGCCTGACAGACGAAGAGCGCGATCTCTATGGGCGCCTCCTTGAGATTGAGGGGAAGAGGCGCCCCGCAAAGAAGAGCAAAGGCTTCTTCCAGGACGTCGTCGACAAGATGAAAGAGTCGGTGAAGTAA
- the dnaK gene encoding molecular chaperone DnaK — protein sequence MVSEKVLGIDLGTTNSCMAIMEGGRATVIANAEGGRTTPSVVAFTKEGERLVGTVAKRQAITNPSRTIQSIKRKMGTSEKVTIGDKTYTPQEISAMILQKLKLDAEAYLGEKITKAVITVPAYFNDAQRQATKDAGTIAGLEVLRIINEPTASALAYGIDKEGESTVLVYDLGGGTFDVSILQLGDGVFEVKATAGNNHLGGDDFDRRIIDYLVDEFQKKEGVDLRKDPVAMQRLRDAAENAKIELSTVQKTNINLPYITTTDSGPKFLDIDLTRAKFEQLIADLVDSTIGPVKQALSDAKLSPGDIDHVLLVGGSTRVPLVQETVKKILNKEPDKGINPDECVALGAAIQGGVLTGETKDVLLLDVTPLSLGIETLGGIATKLIERNTTIPTRKSQIFSTAADGQTSVEIHVVQGERALAKDNFTLGRFQLTGIPPAPRGIPQIEVTFDIDANGIVHVSAKDLGTGNEQSITIKPQDSRPSESEIQRMIDEAKKYEEEDKKKREEIDLRNTADTAIFTAERAIKDAGDSIDASEKEKIETAIADLKKALEGDDLEAIKQKMDLLTEAVYAVTTKMYQKAQAAAQEQKAAGSGAKKDDNVVDADYEVKE from the coding sequence ATGGTTTCAGAGAAAGTCCTTGGCATCGATCTCGGAACAACGAACTCGTGCATGGCAATCATGGAAGGCGGGCGGGCGACCGTCATCGCCAACGCCGAGGGCGGGAGGACTACCCCCTCGGTCGTAGCCTTCACCAAGGAGGGCGAGCGGCTGGTCGGGACCGTCGCAAAGCGGCAGGCGATCACAAACCCAAGCCGTACCATCCAGTCGATCAAGCGCAAGATGGGCACGAGTGAGAAGGTCACGATCGGGGATAAGACCTACACGCCCCAGGAGATCTCTGCGATGATCCTCCAGAAGCTCAAACTGGACGCAGAGGCGTACCTGGGCGAGAAGATAACAAAAGCCGTCATCACAGTTCCCGCATACTTCAACGACGCTCAAAGACAGGCAACCAAGGACGCAGGAACAATCGCCGGTCTCGAGGTGCTCCGGATCATCAACGAGCCGACTGCAAGCGCCCTCGCCTACGGTATTGACAAGGAAGGCGAGTCTACGGTTCTCGTCTACGATCTCGGCGGCGGTACGTTCGATGTCTCCATCCTCCAGCTCGGCGACGGTGTCTTCGAGGTCAAGGCGACCGCAGGGAACAACCACCTTGGCGGTGACGACTTCGATCGGCGGATCATCGACTACCTGGTCGATGAGTTCCAGAAGAAGGAGGGCGTCGACCTCCGCAAGGATCCGGTCGCCATGCAGCGGCTACGGGACGCAGCCGAGAACGCGAAGATCGAACTCTCTACGGTCCAGAAGACCAACATCAACCTCCCCTACATCACCACGACGGATAGCGGGCCCAAGTTCCTCGATATCGATCTTACTCGTGCAAAATTCGAGCAGCTCATCGCCGATCTCGTCGACTCAACCATCGGACCGGTGAAACAGGCGCTCTCTGATGCTAAACTGAGCCCCGGCGATATCGACCACGTCCTTCTTGTCGGCGGATCGACCCGTGTACCGCTCGTGCAGGAGACCGTGAAGAAGATCCTCAACAAGGAGCCCGACAAGGGCATCAACCCCGACGAGTGTGTCGCCCTCGGCGCCGCGATCCAGGGCGGCGTGCTGACCGGCGAGACAAAAGACGTCCTGCTCCTCGACGTGACCCCGCTCTCGCTCGGGATCGAGACGCTCGGCGGTATCGCGACGAAACTGATCGAGCGCAACACCACCATCCCGACGCGCAAGAGCCAGATCTTCTCCACCGCTGCCGACGGCCAGACCTCGGTCGAGATCCACGTCGTGCAAGGCGAGCGGGCGCTCGCAAAGGACAACTTCACTCTGGGTCGGTTCCAGCTCACCGGTATCCCGCCGGCACCACGGGGTATCCCGCAGATCGAGGTCACGTTCGATATCGATGCAAACGGCATCGTCCACGTCTCGGCAAAGGACCTCGGCACGGGCAACGAGCAGTCGATCACCATCAAGCCGCAGGATTCCCGCCCCTCCGAGTCCGAGATCCAGCGGATGATTGATGAGGCAAAGAAATACGAGGAAGAGGACAAGAAGAAGCGCGAGGAGATTGATCTTCGGAACACCGCCGACACCGCGATCTTCACCGCCGAGCGGGCCATAAAGGACGCCGGGGACTCAATCGACGCTTCGGAGAAGGAGAAGATCGAGACTGCGATTGCCGACCTCAAGAAGGCTCTTGAGGGTGACGATCTTGAGGCCATCAAGCAGAAGATGGATCTCCTGACCGAAGCGGTATATGCGGTCACGACAAAGATGTACCAGAAAGCCCAGGCCGCCGCCCAGGAGCAGAAAGCGGCGGGAAGCGGCGCAAAGAAGGATGATAACGTCGTTGATGCCGATTACGAAGTCAAAGAGTGA
- a CDS encoding nucleotide exchange factor GrpE encodes MQENTSEPNEKQQDLDETTDAASPTLEELQKAYDDLNDRYLRLAADFDNYRKRMARELDARTTFAIEEFAVELLDVVDNFERAEKADGAGLKEGMEQIKKLFMTILERHGIKPIECRNLPFDPERHEAIAYVPSEAEEGTVIDEVIRGYCMQDKVIRCSKVVVSKGMEE; translated from the coding sequence ATGCAGGAGAATACATCCGAACCAAACGAGAAGCAACAAGATCTCGATGAAACGACGGATGCAGCATCTCCGACGCTTGAAGAGTTGCAGAAGGCGTATGATGACCTTAACGACCGTTATCTGCGCCTTGCGGCAGATTTCGACAACTACCGAAAGCGGATGGCCCGGGAGCTCGACGCTCGTACAACATTTGCCATCGAGGAGTTCGCGGTGGAGTTGCTCGACGTCGTAGACAACTTTGAGCGGGCGGAGAAGGCCGACGGTGCGGGTCTCAAGGAAGGAATGGAGCAGATCAAGAAGCTCTTTATGACCATTCTTGAACGGCATGGGATCAAGCCTATCGAGTGCCGGAACCTTCCTTTTGATCCCGAACGGCATGAGGCTATCGCCTACGTTCCTTCAGAAGCAGAAGAAGGGACCGTGATCGACGAGGTCATCCGTGGGTATTGTATGCAGGATAAGGTCATCAGGTGCTCTAAAGTCGTAGTGTCTAAGGGAATGGAGGAATAA